The nucleotide sequence TATTATTTGTAGTGATATATAATCtgagacactttttttttttttgctaaagaaCAGGACAAGTTATTTATGAAATGCAAGTGTTCACAGCAATGACAAATTAGGGTCGCTAATTAGCAAGTGAATCCGTATTCAAGCCTGAGAAAGTCCAGATGGGGAATCAGTTGGGGCAGAGGCAGCTAACATAAGAGTACAGAAGATTCCTAGTGACTCACAGTTGAACTCAGGGTCAAACTCCAAAATGAAAAAAACCATGGCTGGGATGGCGAGGAAGCAGACAGTGATGGAGGAAGAACTGGGAGTACATGGACAGAGGCAGGATCAAGAGTCTATGAAAGCAACACACcattttttagttttgttttttttaataatctttattgattttaattacacattttaaaaaattacagtcTCAACAATACAGATAAGAAGAATAAGGGGAGgaaaggattaaaaaaagaaaaaagaaaatttagtaaaagaagaaaaagaaagataaagtTGGCTTACATAACCAAACTTCTAACATACAGGTCTTCCGATCTTTCTCAATGTACTTTCGTTTCATCATTATTTCCCCcgcacagttttgatcttttaTTCTCTTCCATCTATCTTCAATAATGTTCATTATTTACCTGTATtctaattacaagtatcactctaattctgctaatatggccttgcTGCTacaatatattcttatgtattctttaaatattttccattctccGAAAGTTTTCTGCTTCATTTCTCTTCTAACTCCTCCCGTCAATTTCGCCAGCTGTAAGTAATCTAACATAAGCATCTGCCATTCTGTGATTGTCGGTACTGTTTCATTCTTCCACTTcctagccacaagaattctaggTTTTTTTGGGCCAGAGAATGGTTTCTGTAAGAAACTGTAAGTGTACAGAGACAGCATTGGAAGTCAATGTGAATATTACATGGTGAGAAGAACAAGTGAAACCCGTTTCACCTTTTATGTGATTCCTGCTTCTATTAGATACACTATTTGAATTGGCTCTTGTGATCAACCAATCAAATGCTTATGGGTGGGGCTACTGGGGGTGGCCTGACCCGTGAATCTAATTGGGCTATGTAGTAGTAAGACAGCAGTAAGCAACACTGATGTGTTTCAATTACCTCTTTTCTTTCCTAGGATCATCTCTCCGTTCATGAAGTGTGATGATGACATGTGAAAATATCTGCAATAAATATGCTTACTCATGGCCATAAAATTAAAGACCTCTTAATATTATGTCGGTTTGTTACTTGGAGGAACAGACTAATTAGTGAAAGAGAATATGTCTTTTGTTGAGAGTGAAATATCAAGATGGAACCTCAGGCATGTCAAAAGAATAGCTGACCTCTTGGAGCCAGTGGCCTCGCCTAGCGATGCTAACAGGTTTTCACTGGATAAATCCATCAGTGGCATAGACCAGTGCTTACACATTCCTGGAAAAGCAGACTCTGCATATAGTTCTTTCTCAGGTGGCTCAAATATCCCAGAGTGTCCTGTCCCATTTTGCTATAATGAGCATGATTCTCTGCCTCTAGAGCAGCTATCCTATATGGACTCAGGATATGTTAGAGGCATTTATAACCCCAGTGCAATAAATCCAGCATTTAGACAGATGTATGAAGACAAGACAGTGGGAAAGAGCAGCCACTATATATTGGAAAATTCTGACCTTGGCAAGCCATGTGGAAGCACTTCTGCCCATGGGATGCCATACCAACCATCACCACCATTGGCTAGATTTTCATCTCCTCGCCCACCATCCCCACCAACTCGAGTTGATAGCtataaaacaaacagaaatgtaGATCCAACTCATTCTGGAATTTGGTTAGACCCCGGTATGCAAGCAGATGTGTACATTCAAGACACTGACTCTCCAGCAAACTATCACAATGATTACTGGCTCTCTAGATGGGAGGATGAAAGCCCAATCACAGAAGAGGGTGACAGTTTGTATCCTGTCAGTCAACATATCTCTAGGAATACCAGCTCCACCATATCTAACACACCTTTAATTTTTCAAGAATATTTAAGATCTGATTCTCTGGTCAAGACCCGAAATATTTCATGTGCTCAAAATTCAGTCTGCTCTTATGCATTTCCTGAGCCAATGGAGTCTAAGTCCTCTCCGTCACTACATACCAGCCACAATGCTGTTAATGATACACAAGAGAACAAACAGTATTTTTATGCCTGCAGTGTACACAAACCAGCCTTCGCAGCAGATCTGCCAAGCTGCGTGGCAGTATCCAGCACAAAGAAGGGGCAGCTTCATGGTGTTCTGCATCCATTCAGAGTTGCTGATCGCTCAGGATTGGGCCAAGATGAATATGAAAGCCGTTCGAACTTAAAATACACTGACAGCTCTCTTTCCAACAAGGCTATGCTAGGAATGATTGAAAGCTATGAAGGCAACAAGAAACATATCTTCAGCTCTGAGGAAGGAAGCAGAGATGTCTGGCAACCACTTCTAAATCAGCAATCCAGAATGCAGAAGCCACTGCCTCATGGTTTGGACCTCACAGAAACACCTCACTGGGGAGTCCAGGAGACAGCCAGTGCATTATCGTATTATACTCACGATGCTGAGACTTCTGCATCCCAACCACTGAATGggttgagaaaagaaaagaaaaatgacatGAATAGCAGCCCTGACCTTCTGGTGAACCCCAGGCAAGAGGAAATGCTTAAGCCTGTTTGTTTTCCAAAGCATCATTTTTCTAAGAAAACTGAAAGTCAGCCCCCGGATGACTTTGCCAGTATAAAGATCAACAGAAAGACAACTCCTCTGCTTTACTATCTTTCTGGTGGGAAAAATCCCAGTTTTATGAGTCATGAAAATTGgactcaaggaggaggaggaggaggagatgatgtTGCTTTAAGATCTCCAAGGAACAATCTCCCAGTCTCTGCAGAGCCGATAGAGATACCAAGGGACACCAACCCATGTATGGATAATCCTGGCAGCAACCAGGAAGGGCAAATTCTAGGGAGTCCTGCATCATCAGTGGATGAGAAGTTCAAGAATGACTATCGGGAAAAACTTAAAGTTGCTCAAAGAAAGGTCTTGAGAGAAACCTCTTTCAAGAGAAAGGATTTACAAATGAGCTTGCCCGTTCGGCTGAAGCAGACACCGTCTTCAAGGCCATCCATTCAGCATCTCAGGTCTTTGTCATTATCTAGTACAAGCGAGGACTCCAAGTTGATTCCTGCCTCCAAGCCACTGCAAAGCATCAGCAacgaggaagaattaaagaggcCACAAGCTGCCCGAATTGGGGGGAGGAAAAGGGCTaccaaagaacagaagaaaatctCTTATTCTGAACCTGAGAAACTCAACCAGCTGGATGATCAGAAAGATCAAAGCATTTCATGGAGAAAGCAAAATGCAAGGTCCCGGTCCGATGAGATCAATGAACAAGACACTAAGATCATTAGAGGTAAAGCTCTGGAAAACCAGGGAAGGTCTCTTTCTAAGGCAGAACTTAAACAAATACAGCACAACGCACTTCTTGACTACATGGAACGAAAGATTGGGCAACGGCCTGCCGTTGGGCAGAGCAGTGCTCAGCAAAAGCCCCCTTTGCAACCAAGGACTTTAAACTCAAAGAAGTTTGTGGAAGACAGCACTTCCCATCCCAGTGCCAGCAGAAAGCTGAGGAGTATGGATGGTTTCTGCCAGTTTCCTGTTCCAGGGAAGATTCAGGAGCCACCCTCTTCCCCTCCTAGTTTAACATCTACAACTGCTGCCACCATGACCGACAGACACAGCACCAGTTCTCCGGTGTTTGAAATGGCTGATGAAGGAAGTTGTGCCAGCAAGTGTGACTCAGCTAAAAGTCTTCTTCACTCAGGTTCTGTGTGCAGCAGAAGCCGAGGGAGATCAAAATCAACTCCTCCTCCTGTGCAGGTAAACCAAGTAGCTATTTGTACCACTTTAATAGTCACAGCTTCCCCGTAGAGGTGCAACTCCCGGCATCCTtagtaaattacagttcccaggattgcaaaattgatgtgctttaaatgttcttttaagtgtgtggtgtggatgtgacctaagaTATAACTTGCCACTTGCAATTATATTAGTGATAAATTGCGATTATCAATGATCTaaatgtagaccaggggtcagcaaactttttcagcagggggccggcccactgtccctcagaccttgtggggggccggactattttttttgggggggggagatgaatgcattcctatgccccacaaataacccagagatgcatttaaaataaaaggacacattctactcatgtaaaaacacgctggttcccagagcatccatgggctggattgagaaggcgattgggccagatccggcccccgggccttagcttgcctacccatgatgtagacCATCAGGATGCATTTTGCCTGGGTAGAAGTCCCCCTGTTGATTGTACTGGAAAGATAACACTGGAGTTTGGAAAGCACATTGAAGAAAATAATAAGAAAGCATGCCTTTATTATGCATGGTGCATTCTAATAAATGTTAAAGAAAACTAGCATGGAATGTTAGTTCAGCCTTCCTCAGTTTAGGTCCCTTGAGGTGTTTTGCACTAGAATTCTCCCCATCCGCAGCTATTGGCGATCCTGGCTGTGGctcatgggagttgaagtccaacaacatctagagggcaggTTGGGAAAATCTGCTCTAATTCAGTAATCTGAACAGTTCCGATTCTTGGTAGCCCTCTTcttaaataatttccattctGATTTAAGAAGGGGGCTACCAAGAGTTGGAATTGTTCAGATTATGGATTTAAAGCAAACCAAAAACGAAACTAATGATTTCACATCCTTTACTTTCTCTGTCATTGAGACCATTGAGGCTTAATTTTGACTGTTCATGCCCAGTGTTGCTTGAATTGTAGCATTCTGTAATCTCTCCCCCTCTCATAATTTAATGCCATATAGCAGAGCTACAGTGTATCTGGGATTGTGCATTATTGAAATAATCTTTGCAGAATTTAGGAATGTGAGACTAAAAACTCCTGCAACACTTTCTTCTCCTATCAGTAGCTCTTCTGTTCCATATTTTCTAATATGGAAGAATTGGATAAAATTATATAATCAACTTCTGGTCTCCTAACTTCTTTTCGGTTCTGACTTTTGCAGTCTGAATGTGCCAGCACAATCATGAACTCACCATAATTTCATTTTTTCaaacagcctggagagctgcttcatGAAAGTCCAATTGCCTATGTAAAATTCACTTGTAATGTGCAAATCTTGAGAGTAGTACAATTCCCTAAATGGAAGTGAATTCTGATTAGGAATTTTTGTCTTTTGCAAAGAGATGCTCACATACTATGCAAGGTATACTGGCATAGATGGTGAATCTTGATGGATTTCTATTCCTCGGGGAAACCACACAGGTTCTGGAGCTTGCCATTCCAGAAGAGGCTCTGGTGTGTGAACTGCCCCAACCTCACTGTTTAATACTCCCCTGGTTCATCTCCCGCCCCAACACCAGCTGTTGGCTTTTTTGACTTCTGTCATGCTCCATAAACCTTTTCCAGCTTCAGGGGAGAAATATGCACTTCTCAGTGCCAACATTTGGAGGACAATGTCTGTCAACAGTGCTGGAAAAACAGGATAAGGAAGGCAAGCAGAggcaaaagggaaataaaaaatagagaAAGAGCGGTAGTACTACCTACATATGTAATAAGAAACTGTTCATAGTCTCCTTGGttttcaggagagagagaaaaagactcCTGCTAAGGGTAGCTAGTCACTTTTTCTTTTAAGGATCGGGAAGCAGCAGGCAAGTTCTGTTATTGGgcaagatggacctttggtctgtgTCAGGCTGAGGATAGTGCAGCttaatattttcctggtataTGCCATTCGACAAATGAGGTTCCGGAGATAAGCATGGCAGAGTACTCTGGCACTATGCCTTAGAAAACTCTTAAGAGAGGGCTCTTGAGAACTTTTGGACCTCAAGATGTTGTTGCATTCcaatttccatcattcctgaccatgggccatggtgtttgctggagggctgcagtttcccCATCTATGTGCATTACTACTTCGGAACCAAGGAAAGTTTAGGGTCTGTCTTCTAATGTTTCTTCTTCTGGAACTGAGGGACCTTCAGTCCAGTCCCACCTCAACTACATATGACCTTCAACAAGTCATTGCCATTCAGTTTTGGTTCCAGACTTGTGGTTTGGTAACCAACTCTAGGTAGCTATTGCTCACAATATACTTACTAAATTatcaagtaccgtattttttctgtgtataagacacccccatatataagacaacccctatttcttgagcccaaaattaagaaataaatattttaaacattccgtgtataagacgacacacaattttaaacttaaaagggggggggaatgtagtcttatacacggaaaaatacagtatgttatAAGCAAAAGGTTTGTAGAGTTtttcaatataaaataaatgacaTGCATCACCATGATTGAAAGAGATTCCTTCTAAGACTCCTCATTCTAAAGTAACCAGTAGCTTACATTATCCACCACAACCAGTTCCGCTTTAGAGATCTGGAGCAGACTTATTCTTACCACTAGAGTTGGACGAGCCtgctggttttggtttctctcagcttcttgTTTATTCAGTCTTtaagttctccatatttccacatcacattgtgatctttttaaaaaacaacaacaaaaaagtcctcataaaaatttgccagcattttactgtgaatttctcagaatacaaacatttttgtgtgcaattttctgtaatatacacatttctgaaagTAATTTTCcttaacacaatgcattttcgtatgttattttcaccaatatatatgCAGCTTCAAGCACACCTTTGTATACCTCATTTGGTACAAAACctgggcattgcaaaattcagaagaatgcacattttgaaggatagctacaTTTTGGCCATAAAGATCCCTGTCAAAAGGTAGCGGAATGATGAAGATTTGGATTGTGAGCATTGGAATTTGAAATAGAACTCACCAAGCTACATGTATGCTGCTGTGCTAAAATGATACAAATCtgcttattttttcttattttccaaaCTTCATTTTATTTCTCTTGGTCATAGTAAGGAGCAGGTCCCTGATCATTTCTCAGTTTTCTGCTGGTAGCACAATGTGGGAGTGTCATAGAAGAGGGTATTAACAGTGCCTTAGAAGAGGATATTAAAAGACTTCCTTTCTTATTTAGGGCTGAGAAATCTCTTCCTAGTGAGTTAGCATGCAAATGAAAAGTAGAGAGCTACAAAGTCATATGAAGAGGTCTCCTCATCATAAAACATGATTGTTTTCCATTCCCAGGTTTTCTGTAGCTCCACAGCCTGCCCTGCGTTGTCGGCTCAAGGCCATGAATACTATCCCACACaccccaagtaagtgtgcaaatATTCACAGGACCAGCTCTTACGATTAGATTTTCACTGTGTTATGTCTTGATGAGAATAGGCTTTTCCCATGGGTGCATTCATGTGGAGAACCTACGACAGGCATGCCCCATTTCAGAAGTTTGGCCATTGCATCTCAGAAGGAATTTCCATTTGCCTCTGGTTCTATTTCCATTGGACCCTAATGTTTTAGCTACTGTGGTGGCCATGGAAATTGTTTCTGGGAGGCCATCACTGTATGGGGTGAGTCATACATTAGGTTTGTAATGTAAGTGCATCACTGTAAATGTGTCTCATGGTAAGAACAACACAGTTAAATGTCTGAACCAGCTCTTAGTTCCACCCAAGCGTAAAAGTTTTTCCAGATACATCTGAGCAATTCTACCTGTGGTATAACACTGTGCAACTTTCCTGTTGACCAAGCAATGCATGAAATCTCCTGGGTACAGTCACTTGCCCCACCATCATTTTGAGACAGTGCATGAGGACTGGGTGAATGTATGGTCAGGCTTTCTTGTGAATGTGCACGGTTGCTGGCAAAATGGAATTGCATTCTCCATTCAGTTCCCCTTCGTTCCAGCACATATATTTGTTGATCTGTCGCTTTGTGAATAACAAAACATCTATATAACTGAAAGGGTTTAATGGTTCTGCCTTCTATGTAGCACTATTGGGATTGCAAATGAATGCAGTGGTTGCAGATAACGGTTTTAAAGAATACTTAGGATGGAATTCAAGAGTTGGAGAGTGTTTtatttggtgttttgttgttgttgttgttgttgaggggaGGGGGCATTACCACAATATCTCTGACTTGAAGATTTCCCCTACATCAACCATCAAATTCAGGGATATTTGAAGAAAGCAAGAGCTTCTGGATCTGTATACCCAAAACTTTAACAGCTCATGGAATTAATCCAGAAGTCTTAATTTCTATCtagccatttctttttccttaggaagaactttctcttCTGCATGCCACAATCCTttgaataaatgttcataaaactGGCATCTTGGTTCAGTAGGATCCAGGGCCTGCTTATTTGCGGTGCTCCAGTCCTTGACTACTTTTAAGATTGATAGAGCAGGTTGGGGGCATGGAGAAAGACACTCAGCAACTTCTTCATAAGGACTTTGCTAGCCAGAACCAAGtgttgaggctgcaatcctaaccccacctACCATTAAGAGTAAAGCTATACAGTAGGATTTACTTGTGGCATTGTTAGGGCTACAGCCAAACTTTCTGTTGTCCCCATAGCTGTTAAGCAGAAGTGGGAGCCACTGACCTAATGTCTGCTGCGGTTGGTTCTGCAGCTTGCGGATTCTGACTTCAGTCCTACCAGTTTCCTGTTGCCTATGACCTTTGCACAGCAATCACCGAAACTATGCAAAGTGTTATGACAGGCATGCCTGTTTGGGGCAAGATAGTATTTCCCGTGCAAGAAAATGCTACATTTTGAGAGGTGGGAAACTGATTTCTATGCAATAGAAGCCTttcatttaggaaacatctgaaggcagccgtgtacagggaatttttttaaagtttaaggTTTTACTAGGTTTTTAATATGCtggaagctccccagagtggctggggcaacccagtcagatgggtagggtacaaatacatta is from Lacerta agilis isolate rLacAgi1 chromosome 2, rLacAgi1.pri, whole genome shotgun sequence and encodes:
- the SHROOM1 gene encoding protein Shroom1 — translated: MSFVESEISRWNLRHVKRIADLLEPVASPSDANRFSLDKSISGIDQCLHIPGKADSAYSSFSGGSNIPECPVPFCYNEHDSLPLEQLSYMDSGYVRGIYNPSAINPAFRQMYEDKTVGKSSHYILENSDLGKPCGSTSAHGMPYQPSPPLARFSSPRPPSPPTRVDSYKTNRNVDPTHSGIWLDPGMQADVYIQDTDSPANYHNDYWLSRWEDESPITEEGDSLYPVSQHISRNTSSTISNTPLIFQEYLRSDSLVKTRNISCAQNSVCSYAFPEPMESKSSPSLHTSHNAVNDTQENKQYFYACSVHKPAFAADLPSCVAVSSTKKGQLHGVLHPFRVADRSGLGQDEYESRSNLKYTDSSLSNKAMLGMIESYEGNKKHIFSSEEGSRDVWQPLLNQQSRMQKPLPHGLDLTETPHWGVQETASALSYYTHDAETSASQPLNGLRKEKKNDMNSSPDLLVNPRQEEMLKPVCFPKHHFSKKTESQPPDDFASIKINRKTTPLLYYLSGGKNPSFMSHENWTQGGGGGGDDVALRSPRNNLPVSAEPIEIPRDTNPCMDNPGSNQEGQILGSPASSVDEKFKNDYREKLKVAQRKVLRETSFKRKDLQMSLPVRLKQTPSSRPSIQHLRSLSLSSTSEDSKLIPASKPLQSISNEEELKRPQAARIGGRKRATKEQKKISYSEPEKLNQLDDQKDQSISWRKQNARSRSDEINEQDTKIIRGKALENQGRSLSKAELKQIQHNALLDYMERKIGQRPAVGQSSAQQKPPLQPRTLNSKKFVEDSTSHPSASRKLRSMDGFCQFPVPGKIQEPPSSPPSLTSTTAATMTDRHSTSSPVFEMADEGSCASKCDSAKSLLHSGSVCSRSRGRSKSTPPPVQVFCSSTACPALSAQGHEYYPTHPNSPSKEKLEADLSDKTDALVVAKQSAGRRGESMGEPGTSEMARLSPLSQSTDQLHHLKRWHISSGLQTGKDWQGEKHANTLAHCEPASSGLRQPHVEGVGGQRGSNSTVHELKQPPTTNKVSHTFPGVSSVPLLSVGRLPSPNVPLEPLPSSPAPAEMDDEVFKESFGSGSDAASDLPPLQRESRSFIPSGRAPQPAPMPPASTEGKQVKEEPSTSFPVYEKEESGLGNSREDENSPENSHGADMALDFPAFKEQNSRLLKKELSDKSQLPSASGRTRWQQLEANNATHHSESRAYYCTALLDSQGHRNTSHPLADSSALQDEHDCNFPAQGTDLSLAQSISTEDQRCEDLAVEIIAKDKSLVDILTPHPTRKTALDLMEGLFPVNISMPGRSCRRKEGIQSVQEKDQRSSDCAADPSHGTQSFLEQSTDQILSKSRESLDDPDSITSKKRELISSIHLKLQALWLERELIESEAKGYAVHGKELESLVQDLCKPNEYERYMMFIGDLEKVVSLLLCLSSRLARVQNAMEKMDENTDAEEKQSLKERHRLLSRQREDAKDLKENLDRRERVVSGILSKYMTETQLQDYKHFVQEKTSLLIEQKDLEEQIKFLEEKLERLEKSIPT